Proteins encoded by one window of Marinoscillum sp. 108:
- a CDS encoding DNA-directed RNA polymerase subunit omega, giving the protein MATNASIITRDNEKIAEPTGNIYESIAVIGKRARQISAQQKEELNSKLAEFASSVDNLEEIFENREQIEISKFYERMPKPTSVAVEEFMEGKISYRSIDPEEA; this is encoded by the coding sequence ATGGCTACAAACGCATCTATAATCACAAGAGATAACGAGAAAATAGCTGAGCCTACGGGCAATATTTACGAATCTATTGCCGTGATAGGTAAGCGGGCAAGACAAATCTCTGCCCAGCAGAAAGAAGAACTCAACTCAAAATTGGCTGAGTTTGCCTCTTCAGTGGACAATCTGGAAGAAATCTTTGAGAACCGAGAGCAGATAGAAATCTCCAAATTCTACGAGCGTATGCCTAAGCCTACTTCAGTGGCTGTAGAAGAATTTATGGAAGGAAAGATCTCTTACAGAAGTATTGATCCAGAAGAAGCTTAA
- the coaBC gene encoding bifunctional phosphopantothenoylcysteine decarboxylase/phosphopantothenate--cysteine ligase CoaBC: protein MLEGKKVLLAVCGSIAAYKAAFFVRLLVKSGAEVKVIMTESAKDFITPLTLATLSKNPVLSSFYQNENGEWHNHVELGLWADLMIVAPVSANTLSKLANGAADNLLTAVYLSARCPVMVCPAMDLDMYQHPATRRNLKTLADYGNIIVDAESGELASGLSGEGRMAEPEHILEKVKTFFQQTQSFVGKKVMMTSGPTHESIDPVRFIGNHSTGKMGKAIALELANRGAEVEFISGPAAHAPHHPLIRVTKVTSAEEMFEAAKAYFETSDIGIFTAAVADYKPETMATSKLKKKEQALQITLVPNPDIASQLGAMKKKHQFTVGFALETDEEQVNARKKLESKNLDVIVLNSLNHEGAGFAHDTNKVSIFDRHNKEQHFELKSKVEVAKDLVDFIEQSLNG, encoded by the coding sequence ATGCTGGAAGGAAAAAAAGTACTCTTAGCGGTTTGTGGCTCCATAGCAGCCTATAAAGCCGCTTTTTTTGTGCGCTTACTGGTCAAGTCAGGAGCCGAAGTGAAGGTGATCATGACCGAAAGCGCCAAAGATTTCATTACACCACTTACGCTGGCCACCCTTTCGAAAAACCCGGTACTCTCCAGTTTTTATCAAAACGAAAACGGTGAGTGGCACAACCACGTGGAGCTGGGCCTGTGGGCCGACCTCATGATCGTGGCGCCTGTTAGTGCCAATACCTTGTCAAAATTGGCGAATGGTGCCGCTGACAACCTCCTCACTGCCGTATACCTCTCTGCCAGATGTCCGGTGATGGTATGCCCGGCGATGGATCTCGACATGTATCAGCATCCTGCTACCCGGAGAAACCTGAAAACCCTCGCGGACTATGGTAACATTATCGTAGATGCAGAATCTGGCGAACTGGCAAGCGGTCTCTCCGGAGAAGGGCGCATGGCTGAGCCAGAGCACATCCTGGAAAAAGTAAAAACCTTCTTTCAGCAAACCCAATCTTTTGTGGGCAAGAAGGTGATGATGACCTCTGGTCCTACGCACGAATCCATCGATCCGGTGAGATTTATTGGCAACCACTCCACAGGCAAGATGGGCAAGGCCATCGCGCTGGAGCTGGCCAACAGGGGAGCCGAAGTGGAATTCATCTCTGGTCCTGCAGCACATGCTCCACATCACCCCCTCATCAGGGTGACTAAAGTCACCTCGGCAGAAGAGATGTTTGAAGCTGCCAAAGCCTACTTCGAAACGAGTGATATCGGTATTTTCACAGCGGCAGTAGCTGATTACAAGCCTGAGACAATGGCCACTTCCAAGCTTAAGAAAAAAGAACAGGCCCTCCAAATCACACTCGTGCCTAACCCTGACATTGCCAGCCAGCTGGGCGCTATGAAGAAAAAGCATCAGTTCACGGTCGGGTTTGCGCTGGAGACAGATGAAGAGCAAGTAAATGCCAGGAAAAAGCTTGAAAGCAAAAACCTGGATGTGATTGTTTTGAATTCATTGAATCATGAAGGCGCTGGTTTTGCCCACGACACCAATAAAGTATCTATCTTCGATAGACATAATAAAGAACAACATTTTGAGTTGAAAAGTAAGGTTGAAGTTGCCAAAGACCTGGTAGACTTTATTGAACAATCACTCAATGGCTAG
- a CDS encoding DUF4835 family protein, translating to MARLLVFILFIGALSTTAQELNCRVVVNAQQIQTTERNIFSDMETSFTQFLNNRKWTDDEFSSEERINCNIILTLDPNESTPSSGRWGASVQILSSRPVYNASYETVVFNFADRDWQFEYVQSQPLQFNENSFTSNITSLLAYYAYTIIGMDYDSFSELGGTRHFQIANQIVSNAQNSNYSGWSQFNSVRNRYWLSENLMGSNFEPLRKAVYEYHLKGLDVFMDDPEAARNSILNGLKLIQTANKSRPRSILTISFLDAKAEELSQIFKEGNPTQKRESYEILSKLDPSKSDTFKKIIE from the coding sequence ATGGCTAGACTCCTCGTTTTTATCCTTTTCATCGGTGCACTCAGCACCACCGCACAGGAACTCAACTGCCGGGTGGTAGTGAATGCACAACAAATCCAAACCACTGAGCGAAATATTTTCAGTGACATGGAGACCTCTTTCACCCAGTTTCTGAACAACCGAAAATGGACCGATGACGAGTTCAGCTCCGAAGAGCGAATCAACTGTAACATTATTCTTACCCTGGATCCGAATGAATCCACCCCCAGCTCAGGCCGGTGGGGTGCCTCCGTGCAGATACTCTCTTCCAGGCCAGTGTATAATGCCAGCTATGAAACAGTGGTCTTCAATTTTGCAGATCGCGACTGGCAATTTGAATATGTACAATCCCAGCCACTGCAATTCAACGAAAACTCATTTACCAGCAACATCACCTCCCTCCTTGCCTACTATGCCTACACCATTATCGGCATGGACTACGATTCCTTCTCCGAACTTGGGGGTACCCGACATTTCCAAATCGCTAATCAGATCGTCTCCAACGCCCAAAATTCAAATTACTCCGGATGGTCACAATTCAACAGTGTGAGAAACCGCTACTGGTTAAGTGAAAATCTAATGGGGAGTAATTTTGAGCCGCTCAGAAAGGCGGTTTACGAGTACCACCTCAAGGGACTTGACGTATTTATGGACGACCCGGAAGCAGCGAGAAACAGCATTCTCAATGGGCTCAAGCTCATACAAACAGCCAATAAATCAAGGCCACGGTCCATTCTGACAATTAGCTTCCTGGATGCCAAAGCCGAAGAACTTTCTCAGATATTCAAGGAAGGAAACCCTACCCAAAAAAGGGAATCATATGAGATTCTGTCAAAGTTAGATCCGAGTAAATCAGATACCTTCAAAAAAATCATTGAGTAA
- the recN gene encoding DNA repair protein RecN produces the protein MIRSLSIKNYALIQSLEMSPSPNLNIITGETGAGKSIMLGAVGLLLGNRADTKALFSEEEKCVVEGVFDIKNYKLKELFEAVDLDFESECIIRREISPSGKSRAFINDTPVTLDVLKTLGVHLMDVHSQHESLHLGSNEYQLEILDIYAGHQELIAQYQKSYAEFTSAEKTYSRLVKKAQESAKDTDYKQYLYNELAEAQLSEGELELLEEELEILENAEEIKVNLGQLNQLLDESEISLINQLQEGLPLLSSIKGFSKRLEELFERLNSASIELQDIAREIANEQDRVELDPERLQVVKERIDLLFRLQQKHHTNEVTELIALRDELSAALEDVLNIDSEIKKAKAALEEAQKAMLSTGKALTASRQKHAQPFAEAIKALITKLGIENGNISIKITSTEPNINGLDLVELLFSANKGVQPRELKNVASGGEFSRLIFAVKYLLADKTAMPTIIFDEIDTGVSGEIALQMVNMMKQMAKNHQVVSISHLPQFAAGGDAHYFVYKDHSSDKSVSKIKKLQEEERVLAIAQMIGGEKPGASAMQSAKELLNPVS, from the coding sequence ATGATCCGATCTCTTTCCATCAAAAACTACGCACTTATTCAAAGCCTGGAGATGTCTCCTTCTCCAAATCTCAACATCATTACTGGTGAAACCGGTGCCGGAAAATCCATCATGCTAGGAGCTGTAGGCTTGCTATTGGGCAATAGAGCCGACACCAAAGCACTCTTCAGTGAAGAAGAAAAATGTGTAGTGGAAGGTGTGTTTGATATTAAAAATTACAAACTCAAAGAACTTTTCGAAGCTGTAGACCTGGACTTTGAAAGTGAATGCATCATCAGAAGGGAGATTAGCCCATCTGGTAAATCAAGAGCATTCATCAATGACACTCCCGTGACTCTGGACGTGCTCAAAACGCTGGGGGTGCACCTAATGGACGTCCATTCTCAGCACGAATCACTACACCTGGGCAGCAACGAATACCAGCTGGAAATACTGGACATTTACGCTGGCCATCAGGAGCTCATTGCTCAATACCAAAAATCTTACGCAGAGTTTACAAGTGCGGAAAAGACCTACTCAAGGCTGGTAAAAAAAGCTCAGGAGAGTGCCAAAGACACCGATTACAAGCAGTACTTGTATAACGAGCTGGCAGAAGCTCAACTTTCAGAAGGAGAGCTGGAACTATTGGAGGAAGAATTGGAGATACTTGAAAATGCCGAAGAAATCAAAGTCAATCTGGGTCAGCTCAATCAGCTTCTGGACGAATCTGAAATCTCTCTGATCAATCAGCTTCAGGAAGGACTCCCCCTGCTTTCTTCCATCAAAGGGTTCTCCAAGAGGCTGGAAGAGCTCTTCGAACGCCTGAACAGCGCGAGCATAGAGCTTCAGGACATAGCCCGCGAAATCGCCAATGAGCAAGACCGTGTGGAGTTGGACCCGGAAAGGCTTCAGGTGGTCAAAGAGCGAATTGATCTGCTCTTCAGACTTCAGCAAAAGCACCACACCAACGAGGTGACCGAACTAATCGCCCTCAGAGATGAACTCAGCGCCGCGCTCGAAGACGTGCTCAACATAGATTCGGAAATTAAAAAAGCCAAAGCCGCACTCGAAGAGGCTCAGAAAGCCATGCTATCGACTGGTAAAGCACTTACTGCCAGCAGACAAAAACATGCTCAGCCGTTCGCGGAGGCTATCAAAGCACTTATCACAAAGCTGGGAATAGAAAATGGTAATATCTCCATCAAAATCACCTCGACAGAACCCAATATCAACGGACTGGACCTTGTAGAGCTTCTTTTCTCCGCCAATAAGGGTGTACAACCCCGGGAGTTGAAAAATGTGGCCTCTGGTGGTGAATTTTCCAGGCTGATCTTTGCGGTGAAGTACCTGCTGGCTGACAAGACCGCCATGCCTACCATCATTTTTGATGAAATTGATACCGGGGTTTCTGGAGAGATCGCCCTGCAAATGGTGAACATGATGAAGCAAATGGCCAAAAACCATCAGGTAGTCTCTATCAGTCACCTGCCGCAGTTTGCCGCGGGTGGAGATGCACACTATTTTGTCTACAAGGATCACTCCTCAGACAAATCTGTGAGTAAGATCAAAAAGCTTCAGGAAGAGGAACGGGTGTTGGCCATTGCCCAGATGATCGGCGGTGAAAAACCCGGAGCCAGCGCTATGCAAAGTGCAAAAGAATTACTGAACCCCGTCTCATAA
- a CDS encoding enoyl-ACP reductase encodes MANNLLQGKRGIISGALDENSIAWHVAERAHEEGATFTLTNAPIAMRMGAINQLAEKTGSEIIPADATSVEELENLFTKSQEILGGKIDFVLHSIGMSPNIRKGRSYGDLNYDWFQKSLDVSALSFHKMMAVAEKQDALSEWGSVVGLSYIAAQRTYPFYTDMADAKAVLESIARGYGYRLGKAKKVRVNTISQSPTKTTAGSGIGGFDSFFDFADKMSPLGNALAGDCANYCIFLFSDLSKMITMQNLYHDGGYSNTGISEEIIEQMGK; translated from the coding sequence ATGGCCAATAATTTATTACAAGGAAAAAGAGGAATCATATCAGGAGCGCTAGACGAAAACTCTATCGCCTGGCATGTGGCTGAGCGGGCGCACGAAGAGGGTGCCACTTTTACATTGACCAATGCGCCTATCGCTATGCGAATGGGTGCCATCAATCAGCTGGCTGAAAAAACAGGAAGCGAAATTATTCCTGCTGATGCTACCTCAGTGGAAGAGCTGGAAAACCTTTTCACAAAATCCCAGGAAATCCTTGGTGGCAAAATAGATTTCGTATTGCACTCCATAGGGATGTCTCCCAACATTCGAAAAGGAAGATCTTACGGAGACCTCAACTACGACTGGTTCCAAAAATCTCTGGATGTATCTGCCCTTTCATTTCACAAGATGATGGCTGTAGCCGAAAAGCAGGATGCTCTCAGTGAGTGGGGTTCTGTAGTAGGTCTGTCCTATATTGCCGCGCAGCGGACTTATCCATTCTACACTGATATGGCTGATGCCAAAGCAGTATTGGAGTCTATAGCCAGAGGCTACGGATATAGACTGGGGAAAGCCAAAAAAGTACGTGTAAACACCATCTCTCAGTCTCCTACCAAAACCACCGCAGGATCGGGCATTGGTGGATTTGATAGCTTCTTTGACTTTGCTGATAAGATGTCACCACTAGGCAACGCATTGGCTGGCGACTGTGCCAACTATTGTATTTTCTTGTTCTCAGACCTCAGCAAAATGATCACCATGCAGAACCTTTACCACGATGGAGGTTACTCCAACACTGGTATCTCTGAGGAGATCATCGAGCAGATGGGAAAATAA
- the ispE gene encoding 4-(cytidine 5'-diphospho)-2-C-methyl-D-erythritol kinase — MLSFPNAKINLGLHIVAKRPDGYHNIESCFYPIPWCDALEVLPSEKLTFTSSGLDIPGTQESNLCIKAYHLLKKTYDLPGVHIHLHKVIPMGAGLGGGSSDGAFTLKMLNDLFELGLDVPTLQNLAGQLGSDCPFFIENKPVIATGTGTNFKGTALNLSGRYIAIKHPQIHVSTQKAYSLVKPAAPTHSIEGILSKPIDQWKDVLQNDFEASVFAQFPEIRDVKNQLYSAGATYAAMSGSGSAVFGLFEQEISLDGFYTFEL; from the coding sequence ATGCTCTCCTTCCCCAACGCCAAAATCAACCTGGGTCTGCATATCGTCGCCAAAAGACCCGACGGCTACCATAACATAGAAAGTTGCTTCTACCCCATCCCCTGGTGTGACGCACTGGAAGTCCTTCCATCTGAAAAATTAACGTTCACCTCTTCCGGCCTAGATATACCTGGCACTCAGGAGTCTAATCTGTGCATCAAAGCCTACCATCTCCTGAAGAAGACTTACGATCTCCCGGGTGTACACATACACCTGCATAAAGTGATCCCTATGGGTGCGGGACTGGGTGGCGGCTCATCGGATGGAGCATTTACCTTGAAAATGCTCAATGATCTGTTTGAATTGGGATTAGATGTGCCAACACTCCAAAACCTGGCTGGCCAGTTGGGCAGCGACTGCCCCTTTTTTATTGAAAATAAACCAGTCATTGCTACGGGTACTGGAACCAATTTTAAGGGTACCGCACTCAACCTTTCGGGAAGATACATAGCCATCAAACATCCTCAAATTCACGTGAGTACACAAAAGGCTTATAGCCTGGTTAAGCCTGCTGCTCCAACCCATTCGATTGAGGGTATATTGAGTAAACCGATCGACCAATGGAAGGACGTGCTTCAAAATGATTTTGAAGCGTCGGTTTTTGCCCAGTTCCCTGAAATCCGAGACGTGAAGAATCAGCTATATTCCGCCGGAGCAACCTATGCGGCCATGAGCGGTTCGGGCTCTGCCGTTTTCGGGCTGTTTGAGCAGGAAATCTCACTGGATGGGTTTTACACCTTTGAGCTCTAG
- a CDS encoding GIY-YIG nuclease family protein: MVKGGCIYIMTNGNNTTLYVGVTSDLVNRIYEHKNHKYPRSFTARYNLNKLVYYESLPTITEAIDREKQIKGGSRKKKMDLISSLNPDWIDLYPKILEW, translated from the coding sequence ATGGTAAAAGGTGGCTGCATATACATCATGACCAATGGGAACAACACGACCTTATATGTCGGCGTGACATCTGACCTGGTAAACCGTATCTATGAACATAAGAATCACAAATACCCCAGAAGCTTTACTGCGCGGTATAATCTGAATAAGCTGGTTTACTATGAGTCATTGCCAACCATTACAGAGGCCATAGATCGGGAGAAGCAAATCAAAGGAGGATCCAGAAAAAAGAAAATGGATTTAATATCCTCACTAAACCCGGATTGGATTGATCTCTACCCCAAGATTCTTGAATGGTAG
- a CDS encoding heavy metal-binding domain-containing protein, whose product MLTVTTPNIEGKQITEYYGLVTGEAIIGANIFKDFFAAITDVVGGRSGSYEKALREAKDIAVAEMQERAQSMGANAVIGVDLDYETVGRDSGMLMVSASGTAVKVQ is encoded by the coding sequence ATGCTTACAGTTACTACTCCCAACATCGAAGGAAAGCAGATCACCGAATATTACGGACTGGTGACTGGCGAAGCGATCATTGGGGCCAATATTTTCAAGGATTTTTTTGCGGCGATCACCGATGTGGTGGGAGGCAGGTCAGGATCTTATGAGAAAGCTTTGCGTGAAGCTAAGGACATTGCTGTGGCTGAGATGCAGGAGCGTGCACAGTCTATGGGTGCCAATGCGGTGATCGGCGTGGATCTGGATTATGAGACCGTAGGTCGCGACTCGGGCATGCTTATGGTGAGTGCCAGTGGCACTGCGGTGAAGGTTCAATAG
- a CDS encoding S9 family peptidase, with product MFTPQSSVLLLSAIFYLGCAGEPKNTTDKEELMQPPIAEKQPYELTGHGDVRVDNYYWMRLADEQKLASEPDEQTKKVLDYLGAENNYTREALKSTETLQETLYQEMVGRISQNDESVPYLSHGYYYYSRYEVGKEYPIYCRKKGDLSTKEQVILDVNQLAEGQEFYNVSGLKVSPDNKLLAFGEDTLSRRIYTIRILNLETGEFLKDEIPFAEAGVAWAADNQTLFYTAKNKVSLLSEEIKKHTLGTSTDTDKTVYKEEDPSYYIGCYQSKSGEYIIIWNSSTLSTDHHILKSDNPNGAFKQFTPREAVHEYSIEHFEDKFYVVTNWEATNFRLMEVGENDTDKSNWKEVLPHREDVLLSSIEVFKNFLVVEERKNGLNQLRVINQKSKEDYYIPMDEVAYKAGIDTNKDFETNTLRYYYSSLATPETVYDFDMVTKERQLRKQDEVVGGHDPSQYIVERIMVEARDGRSIPMSIIYKKGFKKDGSGPFLLYGYGSYGHTVDPGFSSSRLSLLDRGFAFGIAHIRGSQALGRSWYDDGKMFKKKNTFNDFVDCAQYVINADFTSSNRLFAMGGSAGGLLMGAVVNQAPELFRGVIAAVPFVDVLTTMSDPTIPLTTNEYDEWGNPDELESYEYMKSYSPYDNVKAQDYPNMLVMTGYFDSQVQYWEPAKWVAKLREFKTDDNLLLLNTNMEAGHGGASGRFRVYREIAMEYAFMLDLANIKQ from the coding sequence ATGTTTACACCCCAATCTAGCGTGCTCCTGTTGAGTGCCATTTTTTATTTAGGATGCGCGGGCGAGCCCAAAAACACAACTGATAAAGAGGAACTTATGCAGCCACCAATTGCCGAAAAACAACCTTATGAACTCACAGGTCATGGAGATGTACGAGTAGACAATTATTACTGGATGCGACTGGCAGATGAGCAGAAACTTGCTTCTGAGCCTGATGAACAAACCAAAAAAGTACTGGATTATCTGGGTGCTGAAAATAACTACACCAGGGAGGCACTAAAATCCACAGAGACTCTGCAGGAGACACTCTATCAGGAAATGGTTGGGCGGATCAGTCAAAACGATGAGTCTGTTCCCTATCTGAGTCATGGCTACTATTATTACTCACGTTACGAGGTGGGAAAAGAGTATCCAATCTATTGCCGAAAAAAGGGTGATCTGAGTACTAAAGAGCAAGTGATTCTGGACGTGAATCAGTTGGCTGAAGGGCAGGAATTTTACAATGTATCCGGACTAAAGGTAAGTCCAGATAACAAGCTTTTGGCTTTCGGTGAGGATACGCTGAGTAGAAGAATTTATACCATTAGGATATTAAATCTTGAGACCGGAGAATTCCTGAAGGATGAGATTCCCTTTGCTGAGGCTGGTGTGGCATGGGCCGCAGATAACCAGACGCTTTTTTATACAGCTAAAAATAAGGTCAGTCTGCTTTCAGAGGAAATCAAAAAACACACATTGGGCACCTCTACAGATACAGACAAAACAGTGTATAAGGAGGAGGATCCATCTTATTACATTGGATGTTATCAGTCCAAATCCGGTGAGTACATCATCATCTGGAATAGTAGTACCTTGTCCACTGACCACCATATCCTGAAGTCGGACAATCCGAACGGAGCCTTTAAGCAGTTTACTCCCAGAGAAGCTGTACATGAGTATTCCATTGAGCATTTCGAAGACAAATTCTATGTGGTGACCAACTGGGAAGCCACCAACTTCAGGTTGATGGAAGTGGGTGAGAATGATACAGATAAATCCAATTGGAAAGAGGTCCTCCCACACAGGGAGGATGTTTTGTTGTCATCCATCGAAGTGTTCAAAAACTTTCTGGTGGTGGAAGAGCGGAAAAATGGACTGAATCAACTCCGTGTGATCAACCAGAAGAGCAAGGAGGACTATTACATTCCAATGGATGAAGTGGCCTACAAAGCTGGTATAGACACTAATAAGGATTTTGAAACCAACACCCTGAGGTATTATTACTCTTCATTGGCTACTCCGGAGACCGTTTATGACTTTGATATGGTCACTAAGGAGCGCCAGTTGAGGAAGCAGGACGAGGTGGTAGGTGGACATGATCCATCTCAGTATATAGTAGAGCGCATCATGGTGGAAGCCAGAGATGGCAGGAGCATTCCAATGTCCATTATTTACAAAAAAGGATTCAAGAAGGATGGATCTGGTCCGTTTTTGCTCTACGGATATGGCTCATATGGTCACACTGTTGATCCGGGCTTTAGCTCTAGTAGGTTGTCCTTGCTGGATCGTGGTTTTGCGTTTGGTATTGCCCACATCAGAGGCAGTCAGGCGCTGGGTCGTTCCTGGTATGACGATGGCAAGATGTTTAAGAAGAAGAATACATTCAACGATTTTGTTGATTGTGCGCAGTACGTGATCAATGCAGATTTTACCAGCTCCAACAGACTGTTTGCCATGGGGGGCAGTGCCGGAGGGCTGCTGATGGGTGCTGTGGTCAATCAGGCACCAGAACTTTTCAGAGGTGTGATAGCAGCCGTACCTTTTGTGGATGTGCTCACCACCATGTCTGACCCTACCATTCCGCTGACCACCAATGAATATGACGAGTGGGGAAATCCTGATGAACTGGAATCTTATGAATACATGAAGAGCTACTCTCCGTATGACAATGTGAAGGCTCAGGATTACCCAAACATGCTGGTGATGACCGGATACTTTGATTCTCAGGTGCAATATTGGGAGCCGGCCAAGTGGGTAGCCAAATTGCGTGAGTTCAAGACTGACGATAATCTGCTACTTCTCAATACCAATATGGAAGCAGGTCATGGGGGCGCTTCTGGTCGGTTCAGGGTTTACCGGGAGATAGCCATGGAATATGCCTTTATGCTTGATTTAGCCAACATTAAACAATAA
- a CDS encoding DMT family transporter, whose translation MTQETKDFAFLHFIVLIWGFTAILGVLIDLPSVEMVFFRTLLASVGLLAIVYFRKKSFSFQQRKDHWVTLGTGALIAAHWILFFLSARVSNVSVCLAGMATCSLWTSFLEPLFNKRRIKPYEVVLSVIAFVGIAIIFNVEFDYFSGLILAMVSAAIAALFTVINGKLTKREDPFVITFYEMIGATLAIALFFPIYLSFEGIDSLALSPTLSDWGYLIILALVCTVYAYSYSVKLMKRLSAFSVNLTVNLEPVYGIAMALVFFPEKEQMTSGFYLGTALILASVLIYPLINRRLKRKALNTDLLR comes from the coding sequence ATGACGCAGGAGACGAAGGACTTTGCTTTTCTCCATTTTATTGTGCTCATATGGGGATTTACGGCCATTTTGGGTGTGCTGATAGATCTGCCGTCTGTAGAAATGGTATTTTTCAGAACCCTGCTGGCTTCTGTGGGACTCCTGGCGATTGTCTATTTCAGGAAGAAGTCATTTTCCTTTCAGCAGCGAAAAGATCATTGGGTCACATTGGGCACCGGGGCTTTGATCGCCGCTCATTGGATTTTGTTTTTCTTGTCGGCCAGGGTATCCAATGTGTCGGTATGCCTGGCGGGTATGGCCACCTGTTCACTTTGGACGAGCTTTTTAGAGCCACTCTTTAACAAACGCCGGATCAAACCCTACGAAGTGGTACTGAGCGTGATTGCTTTCGTGGGGATAGCCATCATTTTCAATGTTGAGTTTGATTACTTTTCGGGACTGATTTTGGCGATGGTATCGGCGGCCATCGCGGCACTGTTCACCGTCATCAATGGCAAGCTTACGAAAAGGGAGGATCCTTTTGTGATCACTTTTTATGAAATGATCGGAGCCACTCTGGCTATAGCCCTGTTTTTTCCAATTTATTTGAGTTTTGAGGGGATAGACAGCCTGGCATTAAGCCCCACATTGAGCGACTGGGGTTATCTGATCATATTAGCACTGGTCTGCACCGTATATGCCTATTCCTACTCTGTAAAGTTGATGAAGCGTCTGTCGGCTTTTTCGGTCAACCTTACTGTTAACCTGGAGCCCGTTTATGGGATCGCTATGGCCCTGGTCTTTTTTCCTGAAAAGGAACAGATGACCTCTGGTTTCTACCTGGGTACTGCACTCATTCTTGCTTCCGTGCTGATTTATCCTTTGATCAATCGCCGTTTGAAAAGGAAAGCCCTGAATACCGATTTATTGAGGTAA
- a CDS encoding LptF/LptG family permease, producing the protein MKKLDWYILQKVLSTFVFVVFMLVLIICVIDFTEKNDDFMQNDVSREQIFKYYLTLFPYFAILLTPITAFIATVFVTAKLAAQTEIIAILASGVSFRRMLVPYFMAAVLIAAMSYVFMGYVIPNANKFRIGFELNYLKKPYFYSDRNIHLKIAENDYIYIDRYNNQRDIGYNVTLERIVDERLEDKLTAKRIHWDTATAKWSLKNWQRRQIFENTEIITSGGAAGDLDTLLNMSPSDFQNKERLQETLTIPELNDYIALQKSRGADDVQLYQIEKYIRYMQPFGVIILCFIGVIVSAKKSRRGTGFQIALGFLIAFIFIIFFILARAIAEAGSLNPILAVWIPNIIFSVVGVLMYNTVPR; encoded by the coding sequence CCTTTGTTTTTGTGGTGTTTATGCTGGTATTGATCATCTGTGTCATTGACTTCACGGAGAAGAATGATGATTTTATGCAGAATGACGTGAGCCGTGAGCAGATTTTCAAGTATTACCTGACGCTCTTTCCTTATTTCGCCATTCTGTTGACACCCATTACTGCTTTCATTGCCACCGTGTTTGTCACGGCCAAGCTCGCTGCACAGACTGAGATTATTGCCATTTTAGCCTCAGGGGTGAGTTTCAGGAGAATGCTGGTGCCTTATTTCATGGCGGCTGTCCTCATTGCTGCTATGAGTTATGTGTTCATGGGTTATGTCATTCCAAATGCTAATAAGTTCAGGATAGGGTTTGAGTTGAATTACCTGAAAAAGCCGTATTTCTACTCTGACCGGAATATTCACCTGAAGATTGCCGAGAATGATTACATCTACATAGACCGGTATAACAATCAGCGGGACATTGGCTACAACGTGACCTTAGAGCGGATTGTAGATGAGCGGTTGGAAGATAAGCTCACTGCCAAGCGAATTCACTGGGATACTGCCACTGCCAAGTGGAGTCTCAAAAACTGGCAGCGAAGGCAAATTTTTGAAAATACGGAGATCATCACCTCAGGGGGGGCGGCAGGAGATCTGGACACCTTGCTGAATATGTCGCCATCTGATTTTCAAAACAAAGAACGGCTGCAGGAGACGCTGACCATCCCTGAGCTCAATGACTACATAGCCTTGCAGAAAAGCCGTGGCGCCGATGATGTACAGCTCTATCAGATCGAAAAATACATCCGCTATATGCAGCCTTTCGGGGTGATTATACTTTGCTTCATTGGGGTGATTGTTTCGGCTAAAAAGTCGCGGCGAGGTACCGGTTTTCAGATTGCATTGGGATTCTTGATCGCCTTTATTTTTATCATATTTTTCATACTGGCACGAGCGATTGCCGAGGCGGGATCACTCAATCCCATCCTTGCGGTGTGGATACCTAACATTATTTTTTCGGTGGTAGGTGTGCTGATGTATAATACCGTACCCCGATGA